A stretch of DNA from Flavobacteriaceae bacterium MAR_2009_75:
CGTTTGGTTGATTTTCTATATTTTATGTAGATAAATTCCACAAATTATGAATACCCAGGTGGATGCCTATTTAGAGAATATTTCGAGTTGGAAGCCCGAATTGGAACTTCTAAGAAAAATGGCTTTGGAATGTGGCCTGGAAGAAAGGTTGAAATGGGGAGTGCCCTGCTACACTATTAACAACGGCAATGTTCTTTTACTTGGCAACTTCAAGCAATTCTGCAATATCAGTTTCTTTAAAGGTAGCCTTCTAAATGATCCAATGGGCATTCTTGAAAAGGCCGGTGAAAACTCACGAATCGCAAGAATAATAAAATTTACCCATGTTCAAGAAATCGATAAGCAATGGGATGTTCTGAAGTCCTATATTTTTGAAGCTATTGAGGTTGAAAAAGCAGGATTGAAAGTTCAACCAACAAAAAAAGATAAAACAGATTTTGTAGCGGAACTGCAAGAAAAGCTGAATACAGACCCTAAATTTAAGGAAGCCTTCAATAACCTTACCCCAGGTCGACAGAGAGGCTATAACATCTATTTTTCCGGTGCCAAACAAGCCAAGACACGAGAAGCGAGAATAGACAAGTATACCGATAGAATTTTAAACGGTAAGGGCTTTCATGATTGTGTTTGCGGACTGTCTAAAAAAATGCCCATCTGCGATGGTTCGCATAAGCAGTTAGATGGTTGAAAGTGCTATAATTAGACTATTCGACAAAATCGAGCACTTTTTGAGGTAACAATATCTTGTCGATAATATGTACCGTACCGTTCGATGCTTCTATATCTTTAAGAACGAATTTTGCCCTAATTTCAGAGGCATCCTTGATTACAAACACATCATTTTCAATCACCAACTCAATCGAATCGTTAGGTAAGATCGTTGTTATGGTGCCCTCTTCAAAATTCGATGAAGTAATATTCTCATTCGCCAAATGACCCAGAAGAATTTCGTTCAGCACCTGAAGTTCCAGAAAATTTTGAAAATCATCAAAACTGTTATAAGAATCACCTAAGATTTCGAAAAGTAGTTCAACCGCTTCATTGTTGGGAGCAAAAACCGTGAACAGACCATCACCTTCAATAGTACCAAACGAATCTGCCTTTAAAAAAGCCTGTTCAAACTGTTCAAGTTCTTCATTATCCGTGATGATTTCTACGATTGTTGGTTTTGGAAACAAGGTATTTAAAACCGATTCTGGCAACAACACCTTGTCTATACCGTGAACTACCCCATTGGAAACCTCATTATCTGCCTGAATCACTAACGCCTGTATATTTTGTGTTTCATTTTGAATGAATACGCCCATATCGACCAACACATTTAGTACACCAGACTGCGTAGATGTTAGCTCTGCTCCATCCATAAGGGCATTCTCAAGTAGTAGATTATCTTCTAAAATGTGATATTTCAGTATTTCGTTCAACAGCTCTATTTCAGCATCTTCATCGAAATCTGCCAAAGTCGAAAAATCCGTTAGAGATTTAAAGAAGCCTTCAAAAGCGGTATCGGTCGGGGCAAAAACAGTAATATTATCCTCATCAGAAAGAATATCTGAGATACTACTGTCCGCAGTTTCTAAAGCAGATTTTAAAATGCTATAATCTTCGGAAGACATTATATATTCAAGTGCAGTGGGTGCCAACTCCTCTTCGGTATCCGGTACTACGACTTCCTCTTTACCCTCCTCCTCTTCTTGCTCAGGGGAATCGATAACTTCTTCGTTACGGTCAATAGCATCTCCGTTATCACTCGAGCAGCCAAATAGTAAACTAAACGATATGCATAACAGGAGCTGAAGGTTTAATTTAAAGACACGTTTCATAGGTTTCATTTTCAAGTTCTAACAAGCAATAATATAGGGCAATTCACCCACAAACAATCGAAACATCCAAATATAAGTAAGATATCGAGCTTATGGCTGTGCATCTACAACAAGAGTATTTTCGTTTTCTTTTTTGCTATCAACATTCGTATCGGAAAGAGTTTTCATAAATGCTATAATCGCTTTCTGTTCTTTATCGGTCAAATTCAGTTCATCGAATGGTAAGGTCTGGTGCTCCAGTTCAAAACCCATTCCGCCACCACCACCTTGGTTATAAAAATCCATCACCTGCTCTAAAGTACCATAAACACCATTATGCATATAGGGTGCAGTAAATTCAGCATTACGTACCGTTGGCGTTTTGAACATACCACGATGAACCTCTTTGTTGTATCGCCAGAAAAACCCTAAATCATCGTCAATTTGATTATTGGCTACAGTTTCAGGTACGCCGATAACTTCTTTCTCCGTTTCGGTATAGAAAGGGGGTACGGTACCATTGGTCAAAGGCATAAAATGGCAAGTGGCACACAAAGCCTTGCCCATAAACAGGTTCATTCCTAATTTTTCCTGGTCAGTGAAATTCTCTTCTTCCCCTCTCATGTTACGGTCAAATTTTGAATCGAACCCATTTAATGTTGATATATAAGATGATATGGCCCTGATTACATCAGTATTTCGAGTAGAAATCTTTCCGTAGGCTTCCCTAAATAATTGTGTATAGGTAGAATCTTGCAAAATTTCGGTCGAAAACTGATGAACCCCGGTTGCGAATTCTTGTTCGTTATTAAAAACCATAGAAATTTGGTCTAATAGATTTTCGGCCCTACCATCCCAAAAGAATGATTTTTGAAAGGCTGCATTGATTAACGTTGGGGTATTGCGTTGTAACGGATTTCCTGAATTGTCAAAATTAACGACCTTGCCATCGGCATAGGCCTTTTCGGGTATATGGCAAGTGGCACAGGCCATGACACCATCTTTGGCCAATTTAGGTTCAAAAAAAAGCTTTTTCCCAAGCGCAATGCGTTTGTCGGTTGTATTTCTGTTTACGGGAGGAGTAAAATAATTGAGGTTGAAAGCATCTTTCTCAAAAAAGGTAGGGGCATCAAAATTAAAGGGCTTATTATTTACACCTGCCCAAAGGCCACTTTCTTTTCTAATGGCCACCCAATTTCGAGTAATCGGGTTCATATAATCACGAATGAAGGTGTAACGATCAAAAGAATCAAAATCAGTATGCTCTTTCAAGTATTGTATGGCTCGGTCAATATTTTTATCAAACTTAGAATCTAAATCTTCGTTTTTCTCTAGTATGGTATTACGAATAGATAATGAATACACCTTTCTTAAACTAGATAAGGAGACGATACTTTCTGCAAGGCCCAATTGACTTACAGGCGTGTCGAAACCTGAGATGGCCAAGCTGATGATTCGAAGTAATTGTTGATGCGTAGCAATAAAAAATCGCTCGGGCGTTAAAGATTGTTCCCCCACATTTTCCATTAAATTAATCAAGAGGCCTTTTGTGAGGTTCGTTTCTCGTTTAAAAACGGCAGGGTCTTCTCCCCCCTCATATATAGACTCTTCGATTTTTTGTAAGCCAAGAGGTGGCAGAACTCTTTCAGTATCTTCTGCAAAGATTGGTAGTGCAGGCCCGTTTGCCCTGTGGCCAACAGCGGGATTCAAATAAGAAGCATAAGGCTCGGCCTTTTTAAACGAGACCCTTAACTTTTTAAATAATTGTTTTGCAAATTCACTATCCGCATCGACGCGAGACAGAGAATCGATTAATTCTACCGCTTTGGTAATGTGTTCGTGATAGAATTGTTGAGCAGGTACCCAGTCAACTTCTGAAATTTCCGTTTTAGCAACTGCCAATTGACTTGAACTCTCTTTATTATCTCCTTCTTTACATGAAAAGGCTAAAATTAGTACGAATGAACAAATTAGGCTTCTCAACATCATCATTACAAATAATTAATCTTTATTAATTAAATAGGTAAAAAGACCTCCGTGCGTACGAAGGCCTTTTACAACAGAATTATGTGTGGTATTATCTAGGTAATCCTTTCAAAATAATGATTTGACCACCTTGGTTGTCTTCACGCGCACCGGAAGCTATAGCATCAGGTCTATCAGATTCCATATCGTGGCCGTCAACACTTTTAAAATCTTCGCTTTGCCAGTAATGAGGTTGAAGGTTCAATAGGAAGGTATTAGGTTCTCCTATTTTTTCAGAAATATCTTCTAACGCACCGAACTCACCACTAAAACCTGAACTACCGGATGGGTCAAGGTCATTTCTAACTATAAGTTCTAAAACTACCTTCGCATTTCTACCGTTAAGGTCTGTTTGATAAATGTATGCGCCATGATTACGATCAAAAGAATTCGGGTCTTCTTGAAGGTAGACGAAGTTTTCGGTAACGGTTATGTTGTCAGGGCTTTGCAATTCAGGAAGATTCCCGTCCATATTGTTAGTATTGGTATTACCACTAACGATTTGAGTTAATTTACCGGTCATTGGCGAATCTTCATCCAGCTCTAATCGGTAAGCCGTTCCCCAATCATTATAAGTACCGGCACCAGGGCCTCTACCCGTAACGGCAACAAAAACATTTCTGTTATTGGCAGCTGATCCTTTTTGGTAATCGACATCTTCAACACGCATAAAGGCGGAAGCCTGTACGGCAACACAGGCATCTTCCATTTCATCTTTGGTCATGGCCGCACCGTTCTCGATTTCTACGAACTCAAATTCGTAAGTTTCTCCGAAAGCAAGATCACCTTCATTATAGATTACACCAGGCTCGACAGCTACAGGGTTGATAGGGTTGCCATCAGCATCGGTAGAACCTGAAGCCACCTCTTTCAAACGTAATACATATATCTTACCATTGTTTAAATCGGCATTTCCGTTTTCAGACATATATAATGTAATCTGACCTTCTGAACCACTAGAATCATCATCACCTCCAATAATTACTGTTCTACCAGGATAGGCGTCACGGGGAAGCGGAACAGCATTTTCCCA
This window harbors:
- a CDS encoding putative surface protein with fasciclin (FAS1) repeats, translating into MKRVFKLNLQLLLCISFSLLFGCSSDNGDAIDRNEEVIDSPEQEEEEGKEEVVVPDTEEELAPTALEYIMSSEDYSILKSALETADSSISDILSDEDNITVFAPTDTAFEGFFKSLTDFSTLADFDEDAEIELLNEILKYHILEDNLLLENALMDGAELTSTQSGVLNVLVDMGVFIQNETQNIQALVIQADNEVSNGVVHGIDKVLLPESVLNTLFPKPTIVEIITDNEELEQFEQAFLKADSFGTIEGDGLFTVFAPNNEAVELLFEILGDSYNSFDDFQNFLELQVLNEILLGHLANENITSSNFEEGTITTILPNDSIELVIENDVFVIKDASEIRAKFVLKDIEASNGTVHIIDKILLPQKVLDFVE
- a CDS encoding cytochrome c peroxidase, which encodes MMLRSLICSFVLILAFSCKEGDNKESSSQLAVAKTEISEVDWVPAQQFYHEHITKAVELIDSLSRVDADSEFAKQLFKKLRVSFKKAEPYASYLNPAVGHRANGPALPIFAEDTERVLPPLGLQKIEESIYEGGEDPAVFKRETNLTKGLLINLMENVGEQSLTPERFFIATHQQLLRIISLAISGFDTPVSQLGLAESIVSLSSLRKVYSLSIRNTILEKNEDLDSKFDKNIDRAIQYLKEHTDFDSFDRYTFIRDYMNPITRNWVAIRKESGLWAGVNNKPFNFDAPTFFEKDAFNLNYFTPPVNRNTTDKRIALGKKLFFEPKLAKDGVMACATCHIPEKAYADGKVVNFDNSGNPLQRNTPTLINAAFQKSFFWDGRAENLLDQISMVFNNEQEFATGVHQFSTEILQDSTYTQLFREAYGKISTRNTDVIRAISSYISTLNGFDSKFDRNMRGEEENFTDQEKLGMNLFMGKALCATCHFMPLTNGTVPPFYTETEKEVIGVPETVANNQIDDDLGFFWRYNKEVHRGMFKTPTVRNAEFTAPYMHNGVYGTLEQVMDFYNQGGGGGMGFELEHQTLPFDELNLTDKEQKAIIAFMKTLSDTNVDSKKENENTLVVDAQP